In a single window of the Bacteroides acidifaciens genome:
- a CDS encoding S24 family peptidase, with the protein MDTNLDVTGIIKRAKQVLGLKRDSELAEYLGVSRATVTNWGARNSIDFKLLLDKFGDKVDYNWLLLGKGSPVHQPRFCESELARGEVEIIHNPKAVEPVDDRSVTLYDITAAANLKTLFTNKQQYALGKILIPNISVCDGAVYVNGDSMYPILKSGDIIGYKEISSFENVIYGEIYLVSFMIDGDEYLAVKYVNRSDKEGCIKLVSYNTHHEPMDIPFASINAMAIVKFSIRRHMMM; encoded by the coding sequence ATGGATACAAATTTAGATGTCACAGGCATCATCAAGCGTGCCAAACAGGTGTTAGGCCTGAAAAGAGACAGCGAACTGGCTGAATACTTGGGAGTTTCGAGAGCGACAGTTACTAATTGGGGCGCACGAAACAGCATAGACTTCAAGCTGTTGCTTGACAAGTTCGGCGACAAAGTGGACTACAACTGGCTGCTGTTGGGGAAAGGAAGCCCCGTGCACCAGCCGAGATTCTGCGAAAGCGAACTGGCAAGGGGAGAAGTGGAGATTATACACAATCCGAAAGCAGTGGAACCGGTAGACGACCGGAGCGTGACGTTATACGACATCACTGCAGCGGCAAACCTGAAAACATTGTTCACCAACAAGCAGCAGTACGCGCTGGGGAAGATATTGATTCCGAATATTTCCGTCTGCGACGGGGCGGTGTATGTAAACGGGGACAGCATGTATCCCATACTGAAATCGGGGGACATCATCGGATACAAGGAAATCAGCAGTTTCGAAAACGTCATCTACGGGGAAATATACCTGGTGTCGTTCATGATTGACGGAGACGAGTATCTGGCGGTGAAATACGTCAACCGCTCGGACAAGGAAGGGTGCATCAAACTAGTGAGTTACAATACGCATCACGAGCCGATGGATATCCCGTTCGCGTCCATCAATGCGATGGCAATCGTGAAGTTCTCCATCAGGAGGCACATGATGATGTAA
- a CDS encoding glycosyltransferase: MNILILQSKAFPHRANSFYYFYTQLTEWLTAHGAESRLFFCYLRVDDSGFENGLHLPDDYEGFYTPRNIEAACTYIAEKRIDVILDYSHIITGDTRRFFLEIRRRNPQVKLFTMIHNCPKHTTQLKAYVLPKLKLKDAHGLKGLFQWMFPRLYLFLLKRVESYQNISAYNTMDEIVLLSPSYIPEFRQLIGKKDASRLSAIPNAIKPVESNIPIEQKKKEIIFVGRFDSEKGLPKLLKIWEMVQDELPEWKLIMVGDGGKYKEYAQMIADKKLKRVQLTGHQMSIPYIDRASILCLTSVIEGLPTVFVEAMSLGVVPIGFDSFRAIYDMIDNGKNGIVIRNNDYKAYAKALIRLATDDTYRQQIAAAAKQQAGRYDIEHIGPLWLEAFRKHGIV, encoded by the coding sequence ATGAATATCCTAATCCTACAATCCAAAGCATTTCCACATCGGGCAAACAGTTTCTACTACTTCTACACCCAACTGACGGAATGGCTGACAGCACACGGAGCTGAAAGCCGACTGTTCTTTTGCTACTTGAGAGTGGACGACAGCGGGTTTGAAAACGGACTTCATCTGCCCGACGATTATGAAGGCTTCTACACCCCCCGCAACATAGAAGCTGCCTGTACCTACATTGCAGAAAAAAGAATTGATGTCATACTCGACTATTCGCACATCATCACAGGAGATACACGCAGGTTCTTCCTCGAAATAAGGCGAAGGAATCCACAGGTTAAGTTGTTCACCATGATTCACAACTGTCCCAAACATACCACTCAGTTGAAAGCCTACGTACTGCCCAAGCTCAAGCTGAAAGATGCGCACGGGCTAAAAGGATTATTCCAATGGATGTTTCCCCGGCTTTATCTCTTCCTGTTGAAGAGAGTGGAAAGCTATCAGAATATCTCCGCCTACAATACGATGGACGAAATCGTTCTGCTGTCCCCTTCCTACATTCCGGAGTTCCGACAGTTGATAGGAAAGAAAGACGCCTCAAGGCTGTCCGCCATTCCCAATGCCATCAAACCCGTTGAAAGCAATATCCCGATAGAGCAGAAGAAGAAAGAGATTATTTTCGTGGGAAGATTCGACTCCGAGAAAGGATTGCCCAAGTTGCTCAAAATCTGGGAGATGGTTCAGGACGAACTGCCCGAATGGAAGCTTATCATGGTAGGCGACGGCGGAAAGTATAAAGAGTACGCACAGATGATAGCCGATAAAAAACTCAAACGCGTCCAACTGACCGGACACCAGATGTCTATCCCTTATATAGACCGGGCAAGCATCCTCTGCCTCACCTCTGTCATCGAAGGGCTGCCCACGGTATTTGTAGAAGCCATGAGCTTGGGAGTAGTGCCCATCGGATTCGACTCTTTCCGAGCCATCTACGACATGATTGATAATGGGAAGAACGGCATCGTCATCCGCAACAATGACTATAAGGCTTACGCAAAAGCCCTGATTCGCCTGGCTACGGACGATACCTACCGGCAACAAATAGCTGCCGCCGCCAAACAGCAGGCAGGTCGCTATGACATAGAACACATAGGCCCGTTGTGGTTGGAAGCATTCAGAAAACACGGAATCGTCTAA
- a CDS encoding Imm65 family immunity protein, translating to MRNIFFNLMFLFVMVGCAQPTLNKVQQVVEEQSELLVDCGLIHNKYVVLYELAVNDSNHIYMISDSEFPVEPRLESPSKIVPYKDKYLCFIELDEQEMPMADIKEITGYSGNPMVEIDYTPKWCVVISKFGEKKALVELSTYEDWSSWFDIVELWPYLSGYVEDYPVQMGMLSHDIQLERYPGLSLNADSIKRELFDWNGVRIKSVYGQMYLRNNTTSTVCLSSSTKEHYAVVNGRDSLYLSLCDSLPIVLKPLERKTVEYRSLSGQSGLLFFEHLASEKNPWEYFYNLFCRSTYCLMNVNGEELKTKVMFHDIGNYGFEITCEKFGKETLFRILNHGIYDKEDRIEKNTKLWWTEWNNRSEADKQKISDAVDKKLSEKRQKINPDKE from the coding sequence ATGAGAAATATATTCTTTAATTTGATGTTTTTATTTGTTATGGTAGGCTGTGCGCAGCCTACTCTTAACAAGGTGCAACAAGTGGTGGAAGAGCAATCCGAATTGCTTGTGGACTGTGGCTTGATACATAATAAATATGTGGTGCTATATGAATTGGCGGTGAATGATTCCAATCATATATATATGATTTCGGACTCTGAATTTCCTGTAGAACCGCGTTTGGAATCACCTTCTAAAATCGTTCCCTACAAGGATAAATATCTCTGCTTCATAGAATTGGACGAACAGGAGATGCCTATGGCTGATATAAAAGAGATAACTGGGTATTCCGGTAATCCCATGGTTGAAATAGACTATACTCCCAAATGGTGTGTAGTGATATCCAAGTTTGGAGAAAAAAAAGCATTGGTGGAGCTTTCAACGTATGAGGACTGGTCGTCATGGTTTGATATTGTGGAATTATGGCCATATTTGTCGGGGTATGTGGAAGACTATCCGGTACAGATGGGGATGCTGTCCCATGACATTCAATTGGAACGTTATCCGGGTCTCTCGTTAAATGCAGATAGCATAAAGCGGGAACTATTTGATTGGAATGGCGTGAGGATAAAGAGTGTATATGGTCAAATGTATTTGAGGAATAATACGACTTCCACCGTTTGTCTGTCCTCAAGTACGAAAGAACACTATGCTGTTGTGAATGGTCGGGATAGCCTTTATTTATCCCTTTGCGATTCTTTGCCCATTGTCTTGAAGCCACTTGAAAGAAAGACAGTGGAATATAGAAGTTTGTCTGGTCAATCGGGTTTGCTTTTTTTTGAACATTTGGCATCCGAAAAAAATCCCTGGGAGTATTTTTATAATCTATTCTGCCGTTCAACCTATTGCCTGATGAATGTAAATGGGGAAGAACTGAAGACAAAAGTCATGTTTCACGATATTGGTAATTATGGGTTTGAGATCACTTGTGAAAAGTTTGGAAAAGAAACTCTGTTCAGGATATTGAATCACGGCATATACGATAAGGAGGATAGAATAGAGAAAAATACTAAATTGTGGTGGACTGAATGGAACAACAGAAGTGAGGCAGACAAGCAAAAAATATCAGATGCTGTAGATAAAAAGTTAAGTGAGAAAAGGCAAAAAATAAATCCGGATAAAGAATGA
- a CDS encoding Fic family protein yields MLITFEEITHLTASKESNSLEFKETTGQLTRSMESGCAFMNSANGGYLLFGINDKGKITGQEVSDKTKKEIAGALRKFEPAVFVDVQYIPIPTHKDKYIIAIHFEDIFNRKPYLFDGRAYVRIESTTSIMSQESYNELLINRHKEQFRWEAFPNKQLSVEMFDKEKVIGTIRLGIENGRLPESTIENTSIPVLLDKLDLAEDGLFKNAAAVLFAKKTSSHFPQCKLRLARFKGTNRSEFIDNAQIEGNIFILFDEAMAFLFKHLSLSGKIIKAEREEELSIPYKALREAVINALCHRDYSNIGGSTGIAIYDDRIEIINTGKLPKGIDINNLTSPHKSIPNNPLIANVLYRRKMLESWGRGLDLMYSECKRVGLPIPTLSDNQGEVVVTFYLKEQVTEQVTEQVTEQVTEQVIALIKILSDKEMSIKDILEALNLRHRPTLLYDYIQPAMRLDIVEQTQPDSPKSPTQKYRLTSKGKAMK; encoded by the coding sequence ATGCTGATAACATTTGAAGAAATAACGCATTTAACCGCTTCAAAAGAATCCAATTCCCTGGAGTTCAAGGAAACAACGGGTCAACTGACACGAAGTATGGAATCCGGCTGTGCCTTTATGAACTCTGCAAATGGTGGATATCTGTTATTTGGAATCAATGATAAAGGGAAAATCACCGGCCAGGAAGTTTCTGACAAAACCAAGAAAGAAATAGCCGGAGCGCTAAGGAAATTTGAGCCTGCAGTTTTTGTGGACGTACAATACATCCCTATTCCCACTCATAAAGACAAATATATCATCGCCATCCATTTTGAGGATATCTTCAACAGGAAACCGTACTTGTTTGACGGAAGAGCTTATGTCAGAATAGAAAGTACCACTTCCATCATGTCTCAGGAGAGCTATAATGAGTTGCTAATCAACAGGCACAAGGAACAATTCAGATGGGAAGCATTCCCCAACAAACAGCTATCTGTGGAAATGTTCGATAAAGAGAAGGTTATCGGAACAATACGGCTGGGGATTGAAAACGGGCGTCTTCCGGAATCCACCATCGAAAATACATCCATCCCTGTCCTATTAGATAAGTTAGATTTGGCAGAAGACGGACTATTTAAAAATGCGGCCGCTGTTTTATTCGCAAAAAAAACGAGCAGCCATTTTCCTCAGTGCAAACTAAGACTAGCGCGATTTAAAGGTACAAACCGTTCGGAATTTATTGACAACGCTCAAATAGAAGGAAATATCTTTATCCTATTCGATGAAGCCATGGCATTTCTATTCAAACATCTGTCTTTATCCGGAAAAATCATAAAAGCAGAAAGAGAAGAAGAATTATCCATACCCTACAAGGCACTGCGAGAAGCGGTAATCAATGCTCTTTGTCACAGAGATTATTCAAACATCGGTGGTTCTACAGGCATCGCTATTTATGACGACAGGATAGAAATTATCAACACAGGAAAGCTACCGAAAGGAATTGATATCAATAATTTAACGTCACCTCACAAATCAATTCCCAATAATCCGTTAATAGCCAATGTGCTTTACCGTAGAAAAATGCTGGAAAGTTGGGGACGTGGCTTAGATTTAATGTATAGCGAATGTAAACGAGTGGGGTTACCTATACCAACCTTATCCGACAATCAGGGGGAAGTGGTTGTCACTTTCTACCTTAAAGAACAAGTAACCGAACAAGTAACCGAACAAGTAACCGAACAAGTAACCGAACAAGTAATAGCGCTAATAAAGATACTGTCCGATAAAGAAATGAGTATCAAGGACATTTTGGAAGCATTGAATTTAAGGCATCGCCCTACTCTGCTATACGATTACATCCAGCCTGCCATGAGACTGGATATAGTAGAACAGACTCAGCCGGATTCGCCTAAAAGTCCGACACAAAAATACCGTTTAACCAGCAAAGGAAAGGCAATGAAATGA
- a CDS encoding lipopolysaccharide biosynthesis protein, protein MSEEQSLKQKTAKGLFWGGLSSSIQQLLGLIIGIIVTRMLSRADYGMIGMLAIFSSIASILQESGFIAALAIRTKVSDKDYNAVFWFSILCSTALYGLLYLSAPLIARYYSTPELIPLSRLAFLGFFISSFGIAPRAILFRNLRVKENAIISLTALVASGIVSIILAANGFAYWGLAIQSIVYVAVVVLLNWYYAKWKPSFHIDFSPIKEMFGFSSKMLITNIFIAINNNLFSVLLGKYYSKQSVGDFSQANKWNNMGHSLITGMINGVAQPVLANVANDPQRQLAVFRKMLRFTAFISFPAMFGLSIVSKEFIVITITDKWIESAKMMQLLCIWGAFVPVNNLLSNLIVSRGRSSIFMLNTITLSLLQIITACISYPYGINIMIYLFAAINILWMFVWRFFVSREIPLTLFTMLKDIAPYFLLSATLTTTAYYMTLGISNLYLSLIIKVVFVASIYALVLWKMQSVIFLESIQFIRRKHKS, encoded by the coding sequence ATGAGCGAAGAGCAATCGCTGAAACAGAAAACAGCCAAAGGATTATTCTGGGGTGGACTCAGCAGCAGCATACAGCAGTTGCTCGGCCTCATCATAGGAATCATAGTGACCAGAATGCTGTCGCGTGCCGACTACGGTATGATTGGCATGCTGGCCATCTTCTCATCCATAGCCTCCATCTTGCAGGAAAGCGGCTTCATCGCCGCGCTTGCCATCCGGACGAAAGTATCCGACAAAGACTACAATGCTGTCTTTTGGTTCAGCATACTATGTAGCACGGCACTTTATGGGCTGCTCTATCTCTCCGCTCCGCTTATTGCCCGTTATTATAGCACACCGGAGCTCATTCCTTTGTCCCGTCTGGCATTTCTGGGTTTCTTCATATCCAGTTTCGGAATAGCGCCGCGTGCCATCCTTTTCAGAAATCTGAGAGTGAAAGAGAACGCCATCATCTCACTGACGGCCCTTGTAGCTTCCGGCATCGTATCCATCATCCTTGCCGCCAACGGATTTGCCTACTGGGGACTTGCCATACAATCCATCGTTTACGTAGCGGTAGTCGTCCTGCTCAACTGGTATTACGCCAAATGGAAGCCCAGCTTCCACATCGACTTCTCTCCTATCAAGGAGATGTTCGGATTCAGCAGCAAGATGCTGATTACGAATATTTTCATAGCCATCAACAACAACCTGTTCTCCGTGTTGTTGGGAAAATATTACAGCAAGCAGTCAGTAGGAGACTTCAGTCAGGCCAACAAATGGAACAATATGGGGCACTCACTCATCACGGGAATGATAAACGGGGTGGCCCAACCGGTACTGGCGAACGTAGCCAACGACCCACAACGGCAGTTGGCCGTATTCCGCAAAATGCTACGGTTCACTGCTTTCATCTCTTTCCCTGCCATGTTCGGCCTAAGCATCGTTTCCAAAGAATTCATCGTAATCACCATTACAGACAAATGGATTGAATCGGCCAAAATGATGCAATTATTATGCATATGGGGGGCATTCGTACCAGTCAATAACCTGTTGTCGAACCTCATTGTCAGCCGGGGACGCTCTTCCATATTCATGCTCAACACCATAACGCTGAGCCTGTTGCAGATAATAACCGCCTGCATCAGCTATCCCTACGGCATCAACATCATGATTTACCTGTTTGCCGCCATTAATATCCTGTGGATGTTTGTCTGGCGTTTCTTTGTCAGCAGGGAAATACCATTGACGCTGTTCACCATGCTGAAAGACATCGCCCCCTATTTTTTATTATCCGCCACACTGACAACTACCGCTTATTATATGACGCTTGGCATCAGCAACCTGTATCTTTCGCTCATCATAAAAGTTGTATTCGTTGCCTCCATATATGCGCTCGTCCTGTGGAAAATGCAATCTGTCATCTTCCTCGAGTCGATTCAGTTCATCCGCAGAAAGCACAAGTCCTGA
- a CDS encoding DUF4373 domain-containing protein, with protein sequence MARIKKKGLDYFPLNTDFIHDRAVRRLMKREGDSSLGILIEVLSYIYAGEGYYVDADRLFYEDLSAGLYEKSADDVERVIRLAVEYGLFDSGLFERERILTSVEIQRQYLFSTRRRSVSHLEAAYCLLVNEEVADNKTGAGDKSPAESEKTELEESITGGDNVTFIPENVTSSTHSIAQNSTAENSKEHPLFNSPLETAGEKAGRKKEREEISSASSCGGEGSGSVKQKQCTQKKCTQNYTQETIDTLSPPADGTSRNYAGLLDNLRSYGIPPSEQYAIILKSNFGAIGGAVWRGIATLRGSGGKIKLPGRYLLSVVNRRE encoded by the coding sequence ATGGCAAGAATAAAGAAAAAGGGACTTGACTATTTCCCATTGAATACAGATTTTATCCATGACCGTGCCGTCCGTCGCCTGATGAAGCGTGAGGGCGACTCGTCGCTTGGTATTTTGATTGAAGTGCTTTCGTATATCTATGCTGGCGAGGGGTATTACGTGGATGCAGACCGTTTGTTTTATGAAGACCTCTCGGCAGGTCTGTATGAGAAGAGTGCGGATGATGTGGAGCGTGTTATCCGGCTCGCAGTGGAATACGGTCTGTTCGATAGCGGCCTTTTTGAACGTGAACGCATTCTGACTTCCGTCGAGATACAACGGCAGTATCTTTTCAGCACCCGCCGTCGGAGCGTTTCGCATCTGGAAGCGGCGTATTGTTTGCTTGTCAATGAGGAAGTCGCTGATAACAAGACAGGTGCGGGAGATAAATCACCTGCCGAGTCTGAGAAAACGGAACTTGAGGAAAGCATTACCGGGGGTGATAATGTAACATTTATCCCTGAAAATGTAACATCAAGTACACATAGCATAGCACAGAATAGCACAGCAGAGAACAGCAAAGAACACCCCCTCTTCAATTCTCCCCTGGAAACGGCAGGGGAGAAGGCTGGGAGGAAGAAGGAAAGAGAGGAGATTTCTTCTGCAAGTTCCTGCGGTGGGGAGGGTTCCGGTTCCGTCAAGCAGAAACAATGTACACAAAAAAAATGTACGCAGAATTATACGCAGGAAACTATCGACACGCTTTCTCCCCCTGCTGACGGGACGTCACGCAACTATGCGGGGTTGCTTGATAATCTCCGAAGTTACGGCATTCCTCCCTCGGAGCAATATGCGATAATTCTGAAAAGTAACTTCGGTGCTATTGGCGGTGCGGTGTGGCGTGGAATTGCCACGCTGCGTGGCAGCGGTGGGAAAATAAAACTTCCCGGGCGCTATCTCCTGAGTGTTGTCAACAGGAGGGAATAG
- the metG gene encoding methionine--tRNA ligase yields MAKLKATKFAKLKTIKSHYTMEKKFKRTTVTSALPYANGPVHIGHLAGVYVPADIYVRYLRLKKEDVLFIGGSDEHGVPITIRAKKEGITPQDVVDRYHTLIKESFKEFGISFDVYSRTTSPTHHQLASDFFKTLYDKGEFIEKTSEQYYDEEAKTFLADRYITGECPHCHSEGAYGDQCEKCGTSLSPTDLINPKSAISGSKPVMKETKHWYLPLDKHEDWLRKWILEDHKEWRPNVYGQCKSWLDMGLQPRAVSRDLDWGIPVPVEGAEGKVLYVWFDAPIGYISNTKELLPDSWETWWKDPETRLLHFIGKDNIVFHCIVFPAMLKAEGSYILPENVPSNEFLNLEGDKISTSRNWAVWLHEYLVDFPGKQDVLRYVLTANAPETKDNDFTWKDFQARNNNELVAVYGNFVNRAMVLTQKYFDGCVPAQGELTDYDKETLKEFADVKAEVEKLLDVFKFRDAQKEAMNLARIGNKYLADTEPWKLAKTDMERVGTILNISLQLVANLAIAFDPFLPFSSEKLRKMLNMDTFEWSELGRDNLLPVGHQLNKPELLFEKIEDATIEAQVQKLLDTKKANEEANYKANPIRANVAFEDFTKLDIRVGTILECQKVPKADKLLQFKIDDGLETRTIVSGIAKHYQPEELVGKQVCFIANLAPRKLKGIVSEGMILSAENNDGSLAVIMPGREVKPGSEVK; encoded by the coding sequence ATTGCAAAATTGAAAGCAACAAAATTTGCAAAGCTGAAAACAATAAAATCACACTATACAATGGAAAAGAAATTCAAAAGAACCACCGTCACATCGGCACTGCCGTATGCGAACGGGCCTGTCCACATCGGTCACTTGGCCGGTGTATATGTACCGGCAGATATCTATGTGCGTTATCTGCGCCTGAAGAAAGAAGATGTATTATTCATCGGCGGTTCCGACGAACACGGAGTGCCCATCACTATCCGCGCAAAAAAAGAGGGAATTACCCCGCAGGATGTAGTAGACCGCTACCATACGCTGATAAAGGAATCATTCAAAGAATTCGGCATCTCATTCGACGTATATAGCCGCACCACTTCACCGACGCATCACCAACTGGCTTCGGATTTCTTCAAGACATTATATGACAAGGGAGAATTTATCGAAAAGACTTCCGAGCAATATTACGACGAAGAAGCAAAAACATTCCTTGCCGACCGTTATATCACGGGCGAATGTCCGCACTGCCACTCGGAAGGAGCCTATGGCGACCAATGCGAGAAATGCGGAACTTCACTCTCGCCGACAGACCTTATCAACCCGAAAAGTGCCATCAGCGGCAGCAAACCGGTGATGAAAGAAACCAAGCACTGGTATCTTCCCCTTGACAAACACGAAGACTGGCTGCGCAAATGGATTCTCGAAGACCACAAAGAATGGCGTCCGAACGTGTACGGTCAGTGCAAGAGCTGGCTCGACATGGGACTGCAACCACGTGCCGTAAGCCGTGACCTCGACTGGGGTATCCCCGTTCCCGTAGAAGGAGCGGAAGGAAAGGTGCTTTACGTATGGTTTGACGCTCCTATCGGATACATCTCCAACACGAAAGAACTTCTTCCCGATAGCTGGGAGACATGGTGGAAAGACCCCGAAACCCGCCTGTTGCACTTCATCGGAAAAGACAATATCGTGTTCCATTGCATCGTGTTCCCTGCCATGCTGAAGGCGGAAGGCAGCTATATCCTGCCCGAGAATGTGCCGAGCAACGAATTCCTGAACCTGGAAGGAGACAAAATCTCTACTTCACGCAACTGGGCAGTATGGTTGCACGAATATCTGGTTGATTTCCCGGGCAAGCAAGACGTGCTCCGCTATGTACTGACTGCCAACGCGCCGGAAACAAAAGACAACGACTTCACCTGGAAAGACTTCCAGGCTCGCAATAATAACGAACTGGTAGCCGTATATGGCAACTTCGTGAACCGTGCGATGGTATTGACACAGAAATACTTCGACGGGTGCGTGCCCGCACAGGGCGAGCTGACCGACTACGACAAGGAAACCCTGAAAGAATTTGCCGACGTAAAAGCGGAAGTGGAAAAGCTGCTCGACGTATTCAAATTCCGTGACGCACAGAAAGAAGCCATGAACCTGGCACGCATCGGCAATAAGTACCTTGCCGACACCGAACCGTGGAAACTGGCAAAGACAGATATGGAACGTGTAGGAACTATCCTGAACATCTCCCTGCAACTGGTTGCCAATCTTGCCATTGCTTTCGACCCGTTCCTGCCGTTCAGCTCGGAAAAACTCCGCAAGATGCTGAACATGGACACCTTCGAATGGTCCGAACTGGGACGTGACAACCTCCTTCCGGTAGGTCACCAATTGAACAAGCCGGAACTGCTGTTCGAAAAAATCGAAGACGCTACCATCGAAGCGCAGGTACAAAAACTGCTCGATACAAAGAAAGCGAACGAAGAAGCCAACTACAAAGCCAATCCGATTCGGGCAAACGTTGCCTTCGAGGACTTCACGAAACTGGATATCCGCGTAGGTACTATCCTCGAATGCCAGAAAGTGCCTAAGGCAGACAAACTGCTGCAATTCAAGATTGACGACGGACTGGAAACACGTACCATCGTGTCGGGCATTGCCAAACATTACCAACCGGAAGAACTGGTAGGCAAGCAGGTCTGCTTCATCGCCAACCTTGCCCCCCGCAAACTGAAAGGTATCGTCAGCGAAGGCATGATTCTGAGTGCCGAGAATAACGACGGCAGCCTGGCAGTCATTATGCCGGGACGTGAAGTGAAGCCGGGTAGCGAAGTAAAATAA
- a CDS encoding RHS repeat-associated core domain-containing protein: protein MNLLRKLVLACMLLVAGMNLFAQESAYAYDANGNLTKDLNKNIVDIQYNCLNLPSRIVFRNGDNISNVYSGDGTKLRTVQVIGGDTLTTDYCGNAIYENGVLVRLMTDVGYIAMSDTSYHYFIKDHQGNVRVVADEDGNVEEVNDYYPFGGLMSTSSRRSVQPYKYNGKELETAGGLNWYDYGARRYDPVLGRWNGVDPSCEKHYNWSPYTYCKNNPVLRVDPDGKDDYVINYRGQVRRMRKTDRIVDVLYASGTSGAVSKINPEWKNIRVFDKSILPALEENLGSDIRDADYFVETSRAYDAANIVTFGIENTGVEWRYTAGYRDGEKKYIIGNSSREYSVSTLEGINKKPFEGFQPIVDIHSHPSTQGASEHDMLNSKGKNEVSFGVYFKDNKTLYEYNSVKSNLNSIKMNSMLDLMRYTFRQYNKKR from the coding sequence ATGAATTTATTACGGAAATTGGTATTGGCGTGCATGTTGCTCGTCGCAGGAATGAATCTGTTTGCGCAGGAGTCTGCCTACGCTTATGATGCAAACGGTAATCTGACAAAAGATTTGAATAAGAACATTGTTGATATTCAATATAATTGTTTAAATTTGCCAAGTCGGATAGTCTTTAGGAATGGAGACAATATATCCAATGTATACAGTGGTGACGGAACCAAGTTGCGTACGGTACAGGTTATTGGCGGAGATACGCTGACAACGGATTATTGTGGCAATGCGATCTATGAAAACGGGGTGCTGGTGCGGTTGATGACCGATGTAGGATATATTGCGATGTCGGATACGAGCTATCATTACTTTATCAAGGACCATCAGGGGAATGTGCGTGTCGTTGCGGATGAAGATGGTAACGTAGAGGAAGTGAATGATTATTACCCATTCGGGGGATTGATGTCTACGAGTTCCCGACGGAGTGTCCAGCCGTATAAGTATAATGGGAAAGAACTGGAGACAGCGGGCGGGCTGAACTGGTATGACTACGGTGCCAGACGGTATGATCCTGTGCTGGGGAGGTGGAACGGAGTGGACCCGTCCTGTGAGAAACACTACAACTGGAGTCCATATACTTATTGTAAGAATAATCCGGTGTTGAGGGTGGATCCGGATGGGAAGGATGATTATGTGATAAATTATCGTGGTCAAGTTAGACGGATGAGAAAGACTGATAGAATTGTTGATGTTTTATACGCCAGTGGAACAAGCGGGGCAGTGTCGAAAATAAACCCTGAATGGAAAAATATTAGGGTATTTGACAAATCAATTTTACCTGCATTGGAAGAAAACTTAGGTAGTGATATCCGTGATGCTGATTATTTTGTAGAAACGTCTAGAGCATATGATGCGGCCAATATCGTAACATTTGGTATTGAGAATACTGGTGTTGAATGGAGATATACTGCCGGATACAGGGATGGAGAAAAGAAATATATCATAGGAAACAGTAGCCGTGAATATAGTGTTTCTACATTGGAAGGTATAAATAAGAAGCCATTTGAAGGATTTCAGCCAATCGTGGACATTCATTCCCATCCCAGCACTCAAGGCGCATCCGAGCATGATATGCTGAATTCCAAAGGCAAGAATGAAGTATCCTTTGGAGTTTATTTTAAGGATAACAAAACCCTTTATGAATATAATTCCGTAAAGAGTAACCTGAACTCTATAAAAATGAACTCCATGCTGGATTTAATGCGGTATACATTTAGACAATATAATAAAAAACGATGA